A single window of Plasmodium reichenowi strain SY57 chromosome 12, whole genome shotgun sequence DNA harbors:
- a CDS encoding CPW-WPC family protein — protein MSFSKYLFLLIICSVFFFVYGFNNKFVYSSYLKDDKKKSVSFENIPNEQEEKIYGHSSFGQELIKSLSLTLKNVPLVVISEKIKRQLEKASESLGLGNPNDEMCEINYSKLCPEDWIDMGDGISCLSPLNYKGPCEKKVIFKNATAKSKYNFSINCNVSWPCTKVCIEDFSKKCPENWIHNIENNTCEAPKNYAGKCIREKNFDHYSQSEKKVWTQICDINWSCYDKNYNFNILCPLNWKNNPDNKTCSAPISYMGPCNNILYLYNFSDKEKITISHICNVEWPVHEKKEINFNALCPIGWNIVDIKNHICQIPLSYNGPCKHDIQNKGNMNSMKNMKNINYLNNINNVVSFKNFSKKQKYDYSQICNVQWPLENGNIIQNDHSLCPYNWILINEEEHICVAPIEYEGPCENIFSFKNYTAHMKFAWATSCNVIFTDRINAYEQLGRINDQRRNTKIFGATSKDKNISNIIQIGLKNGPMNNIGQVFNSDDEKVNMEEKKTKIIKNNNNKKNNNNKKNNKINKIHNNIIINNNHIDDEINLNNLIVTNSTITDLIMLKETSDDQQLKEEIGEIIKQFKQGESPTYTKKKNYLENKTNPFITTEKNHHIENMKSKNKVNRNNFAFIQIGEPNKNNTYHDKLKRKEKKKYIHMNNNKPIKKKQNIYKNKHINNITKLYDNIRKEHKNKVPIVYNNTDNINEIKNLYENYKIEKENNPYHIYDNFNLICENKNYNVCPIGWTYINNKKCLAPKSYISKYLRTCNSILNLNDIVKTVYDVTHDFSFVTIDKKKGEKLEKNCNLKFPCLECERDYVRVNCPLGWTNIGDGKCKCPSDYPLYLKNLCGIIVNFKYSSPLFKKNWSYLCKSDWPCFSTCEKDYGKVCPIGYKIINERTEKNNEHIFICTNENWTDYKNSNNYLVNTNNYEQNRNLCHVIEIYNSILLKKEIEKKCNVTWPCIDKCEENFYQTCPYNWIFKDNKCIAPYYYVPPKGCSHSFDFLSFSNFDKFLYSNKCFAPWPCKDNCQPDWTKPCPQNWILKKGNHKLSSLTNDRRSYNKHSLEIDNFDEDEHNIDGDNSNDIDNNDDAEHNIDTNNNNNNNNNNRGNHVNNDNDDDNENSINRNNNGVHLNSIHRDFKVGNQENVDRNNSYYNHNNNNNNNIDVLKGKTHSTFICSPPVSYKGPCNQPYDLTNFTFLQKQDFSFRCNVQWSCGSSSHFSRHWQTEQIYDDVNFKKRNTLKFYNSFHSSSYIKYKDAFF, from the exons atgTCTTTCTCTAAATActtgtttttattaataatttgttCTGTGTTTTTCTTTGTGTATggttttaataataaatttgttTACTCATCCTATTTGAAggatgataaaaaaaaatcagTTTCTTTTGAGAATATACCAAATGAACaggaagaaaaaatttatgGACATTCTTCTTTTGGTCAGGAATTAATAAAGTCCTTATCCTTGACCTTAAAGAATGTACCCTTAGTAG TTATCTCAGAAAAAATCAAGAGACAACTAGAAAAGGCTTCCGAAAGTTTAGGACTAGGGAATCCAAACGATGAAATGTGTGAAATAAACTATTCAAAATTATGCCCCGAAGATTGGATTGATATGGGAGATGGTATAAGTTGTCTAAGTCCTTTAAACTATAAGGGTCCatgtgaaaaaaaagtaatatttaaaaatgcAACTGCTAaaagtaaatataatttttctattaATTGTAATGTATCTTGGCCTTGTACTAAAGTTTGTATTGAAgatttttcaaaaaaatgtCCAGAAAATTGGATACataatattgaaaataatacatgTGAAGCTCCAAAAAATTATGCAGGTAAATGTATTAGAGAAAAAAACTTTGATCATTATTCTCAATCTGAAAAAAAGGTATGGACACAAATATGTGATATAAATTGGAGTTgttatgataaaaattataattttaatatattatgtcCATTAAATTGGAAAAATAATCCAGATAACAAAACATGTTCTGCACCTATTTCTTATATGGGACcttgtaataatattctttatttatataatttcagtgataaagaaaaaattacCATCTCTCATATATGTAATGTTGAATGGCCAGtacatgaaaaaaaagagatTAATTTTAATGCGTTATGTCCCATTGGTTGGAATATAgtagatataaaaaatcatattTGTCAAATACCTTTGTCATATAATGGTCCATGCAAGCAtgatatacaaaataaaggAAACATGAATAgtatgaaaaatatgaaaaatataaattatttgaataatataaataatgttgtatcttttaaaaattttagtaagaaacaaaaatatgattattCTCAAATATGTAATGTTCAATGGCCATTAGAAAATGGAAATATAATTCAAAATGATCATTCGCTTTGTCCTTATAATTGGATTCttataaatgaagaagaacATATTTGTGTAGCTCCTATAGAATATGAAGGTCCATgtgaaaatattttctcCTTCAAAAATTATACTGCACATATGAAATTTGCATGGGCAACTTCTTGTAATGTTATTTTTACGGACAGAATTAATGCCTATGAACAACTAGGAAGAATAAATGATCAAAGGagaaatacaaaaatattcGGTGCTACATCAAAagacaaaaatatttctaatataatacaaattGGTCTTAAAAATGGGCCCATGAATAATATTGGACAAGTGTTCAATTCTGATGATGAAAAGGTTAATAtggaagaaaaaaaaacaaaaataataaaaaacaacaacaataaaaaaaacaacaacaataaaaaaaacaataaaatcaataaaatacataacaatatcattattaataataatcatattgatgatgaaataaatttaaacaACCTTATTGTAACCAATAGCACAATTACAGATTTAATTATGTTAAAAGAAACATCTGATGATCAACaattaaaagaagaaataggtgaaataataaaacaattCAAACAAGGAGAAAGTCCTActtatacaaaaaaaaaaaattatttagaaaataaaacaaatcCATTCATAACCACAGAAAAAAATCATcatatagaaaatatgaaGTCAAAGAACAAAGTTAATAGGAACAATTTTGCATTTATTCAAATTGGGGAACcaaacaaaaataatacctatcatgataaattaaaaagaaaagaaaagaaaaaatatatacacatgaataataataaacctataaaaaaaaaacaaaatatatataaaaataaacatatcaataatattacaaaactttatgataatataagaaaagAGCATAAAAACAAAGTCCctattgtatataataatacagataacataaatgaaataaaaaatttatatgagaattataaaatagaaaaagaaaacaatCCTTACCATATTTATGATAACTTTAATCTTATATgtgaaaataaaaattataacgTATGTCCCATTGGATGGacttatataaataataaaaaatgtttagctccaaaatcatatatatcgAAATATTTAAGAACATGTAATTCTATCCTAAATTTAAATGACATAGTAAAAACTGTTTATGATGTAACACACGATTTCTCATTTGTTACtattgataaaaaaaaaggagaaaaattagaaaaaaattgtaatttaaaatttccATGTTTAGAATGTGAACGAGATTATGTAAGAGTAAATTGTCCTTTGGGTTGGACAAACATAGGAGATGGTAAATGTAAATGTCCATCAGATTATCCTTTGTACcttaaaaatttatgtggtattattgtaaattttaaatattcaagtccattatttaaaaaaaactGGAGTTATCTATGTAAATCTGATTGGCCTTGTTTTTCTACTTGTGAAAAAGATTATGGAAAAGTTTGTCCTATAggatataaaataataaatgaacgaaccgaaaaaaataatgaacatatatttatttgtacaaatgaaaattggacagattataaaaatagtaataattatttagTGAATACAAATAATTACGAACAGAATAGAAATTTATGTCATgttatagaaatatataatagtatacttttaaaaaaagaaatcgaaaaaaaatgtaatgTTACATGGCCTTGTATTGATAAATGTgaagaaaatttttatcaaaCATGTCCATATAATTGGATTTTCaaagataataaatgtattgctccatattattatgtacCTCCAAAAGGATGTTCCCATTCTTTTGATTTTTTAAGTTTCAGCAATTTTGATAAATTCCTTTACTCCAATAAGTGTTTTGCTCCTTGGCCATGTAAGGACAACTGCCAACCTGACTGGACTAAGCCTTGTCCTCAAAACTGGATTCTCAAAAAGGGAAACCATAAACTCTCAAGTCTCACAAATGATAGGAGGAGTTACAATAAACATAGCCTTGAAATAGATAATTTTGATGAAGATGAACATAACATTGATGGGGATAATAGTAATgatatagataataatgatgacGCTGAACATAACATtgatacaaataataataataataataataataataataggGGAAATCATGTTAATAAcgataatgatgatgataatgaaaatagtattaatagaaataataatggtGTTCATTTAAATAGTATTCATAGGGACTTTAAAGTTGGCAATCAAGAGAATGTTGATCGTAATAATagttattataatcataataataataataataataatatagatgTATTGAAGGGTAAAACACATTCCACATTTATCTGTTCTCCACCTGTGTCATATAAAGGACCTTGCAATCAACCATATGACTTAACAAATTTCACATTTTTACAAAAACAAGATTTTTCCTTCAGATGTAATGTTCAATGGTCATGTGGAAGTTCTTCACATTTTTCACGCCATTGGCAAACTGAACAAATATATGATGAtgttaattttaaaaaaaggaatactcttaaattttataattccTTTCATTCATCttcttatataaaatataaggatgccttcttttaa
- a CDS encoding splicing factor 3B subunit 3, putative has protein sequence MPVLYHLTLQKPTAITKTVYGNFSGPRFHEIIVAKGQVLELLRSDKQGKLNVIISKDIFGIIRSISTFRLTGSNKDYIVIGSDSGRLVILEYNNEKNDFVRVHCETYGKTGIRRIIPGEYIAVDPKGRALMICAVEKQKFVYILNRDNKENLTISSPLEAHKSHSICHDVVGLNVGFENPMFVSIEQNYESLDKQINEELENEKDDEDISDEERKDNNDIINDKNMKDSKDNDFSLDYAKKVLCFWELDLGLNHVIKKHILPIDITAHLLIPLPGGQQGPSGVLICCENFLVYKKVDHEDIYCAYPRRLEIGQDKNISIICWTMHRIKKFFFILIQSEYGDLYKIEVDHEDGIVKEIVCKYFDTVPIANSISVLKSGSLFVAAEFGNHYFYQFSGIGDDNKQFMCTSNHPLGKNAIIAFKTNKLKNLYLVDQIYSLSPILDMKIIDAKNTHTPQIYTLCGRGPRSSLRILQHGLSIEELADNELPGKPKYIWTIKKDNLSEYDGYIVVSFEGNTLILEIGESVEEVSDTLLLNNVTTLHINILYDNSFIQVYDTGIRHINGKIVQEWVAPKNKQIKAASSNSSQIVISLSGGELIYFEIDESHTLVEIFRKNLNVEVLCLSIQQIPPNRVRANFLAVGCLDNVVRLLSIEKDKYFKQLSTHLLPNNSSPQDICISEMNDNGNTTKERNIIFLNIGLNTGVLLRSIIDPVAGTLSNHYSKYLGAKSIKICPVNVNKNPALLVLCEKTYLCYMHQGKFLYSPLNYDMLEYASSFYSPQCSDGYVAISSNSLRIFRFYRLGEVFSQNILHLTFTPRKIVPLPFPSLFYDHDSSLELERKKKISMLAIIEADHNSYDENTQREIQKALKDIKLSDTERRKENNNENNNIYSNGDVDNIDVNDSANVNEEFNSNDNISLAQNHKKGVSYNKEEEQLTDNNKNDTENVIETYENNTSLNESNDEENEDEYYYDRIGTFKAGQGKWGSCIKIINPVNLQILDKISLDMEEAALSVCACELEALHCLIVGTTTNLSLKTKALTSASLRVYTYDIQYKLNLLHITPIEEQPYCFCSYNGKLIASIGNKLRIYALGKKKLLKKCEYKDIPEAIVSIKISGNRIFACDIRESVLIFFYDPNQNTLRLISDDIIPRWITCSEILDHHTIMAADKFDSVFILRVPEEAKQDEYGITNKCWYGGEIMNSSTKNRKLEHMMSFHIGEIVTSMQKVRLSPTSSECIIYSTIMGTIGAFIPYDNKEENVVDGDLCEQFSSLSYDAQKKIANDLERTPEDILRKLEDIRNKIL, from the exons atgcCAGTGTTGTATCATCTAACATTACAGAAGCCTACAGCAATTACCAAGACCGTTTATGGTAATTTCTCTGGTCCTCGATTTCATGAAATTATTGTGGCTAAAGGACAAGTACTTGAGTTACTGAGGTCAGATAAACAAGGGAAATTAAATGTGATAATTTCTAAAGATATCTTTGGTATTATAAGAAGTATATCTACTTTTCGATTAACAGGAAGTAATAAAGATTATATAGTTATAGGTAGCGATTCAGGAAGATTAGTAATAttagaatataataatgaaaagaatGATTTTGTTAGAGTACATTGTGAAACATATGGAAAGACAGGTATCAGAAGAATAATCCCAGGGGAATATATTGCTGTTGACCCTAAAGGTAGAGCATTAATGATATGTGCTGTTGAAAAACAGaaatttgtttatatattaaatagagataataaagaaaatttaaCCATAAGTAGTCCTTTAGAAGCTCATAAATCACATTCAATTTGTCATGATGTTGTCGGTTTAAATGTAGGTTTTGAAAACCCTATGTTTGTATCCATTGAACAGAATTATGAATCTTTAgataaacaaataaatgaggaattagaaaatgaaaaggaCGATGAAGATATAAGTGATGAAGAAAGgaaagataataatgatataataaatgataaaaatatgaaggATAGCAAAGATAATGATTTTAGTTTAGATTATGCAAAGAAAGTTTTATGCTTTTGGGAATTAGATTTAGGTTTAAATcatgtaataaaaaaacatattttacCTATAGATATTACAGCTCATTTATTAATACCTTTACCTGGTGGGCAACAAGGTCCAAGTGGTGTTTTGATATGTTGTGAGAATTTTTTagtttataaaaaagtagATCATGAAGATATTTATTGTGCTTATCCAAGAAGATTAGAAATAGGAcaagataaaaatatatcaataaTATGTTGGACTATGCATAGaataaagaaatttttttttatacttaTACAATCGGAATATGGagatttatataaaatagaaGTGGATCATGAAGATGGAATTGTAAAAGAAATTgtatgtaaatattttgataCAGTACCTATAGCAAATTCAATATCTGTTTTAAAATCGGGATCACTATTTGTTGCTGCTGAATTTGGtaatcattatttttatcaattTTCGGGAATTggtgatgataataagCAGTTCATGTGTACATCTAATCATCCATTAGGAAAAAATGCTATAATAGCATTTAAAACgaataaattaaaaaatctATATCTTGTGGATCAAATATATTCTCTTTCACCTATATTAgatatgaaaataattgatgctaaaaatacacatacgccacaaatatatactttatGTGGAAGAGGTCCTAGATCTTCTTTACGTATCTTACAGCATGGATTAAGTATTGAAGAGCTAGCTGATAATGAATTACCTGGTAAACccaaatatatatggaccataaaaaaagataatttaAGTGAATATGATGGATATATTGTAGTTAGTTTTGAAGGTAATACATTAATTTTAGAAATAGGTGAAAGTGTTGAAGAAGTATCAgatacattattattaaataatgtaaCGACCctacatattaatatattatatgataattcatttattcAAGTATATGATACAGGTATTAGACATATCAATGGTAAAATAGTACAAGAATGGGTAGCaccaaaaaataaacaaattaaaGCTGCATCATCTAATAGTTCACAAATTGTTATATCTTTAAGTGGTGGAGaacttatttattttgaaatCGATGAATCACATACTTTAGTAGAaatatttagaaaaaatCTCAACGTAGAAGTATTGTGTTTATCTATACAACAAATACCACCAAATCGTGTAAGAGCTAACTTTTTAGCAGTAGGCTGTTTAGATAATGTTGTTAGATTATTATCTAtagaaaaagataaatatttcaaacAATTATCTACACATTTATTACCCAATAATTCATCTCCACAAGATATATGTATTTCTGAAATGAATGATAATGGAAATACTACGAAAGAAcgtaatattatttttttaaatattgGATTGAATACAGGTGTATTATTAAGAAGTATTATAGATCCTGTTGCTGGTACCTTAAGTAATCATTATTCGAAATATTTAGGAGCCaaaagtataaaaatatgtcCTGTGAATGTAAACAAAAATCCAGCTCTTCTTGTACTTTGTGAAAAAACgtatttatgttatatgCATCAAGGAAAATTCTTATATTCTCCATTAAATTATGATATGTTAGAATATGCTTCATCTTTCTATTCACCACAATGTTCAGATGGTTATGTAGCTATATCATCTAATAGTCTGAGAATATTTCGTTTTTATAGACTAGGAGAGGTCTTTAGTCAAAACATATTACATTTGACTTTTACTCCGCGAAAAATCGTACCATTGCCATTCCcttcattattttatgatCATGACTCATCACTAGAAttagaaagaaaaaaaaagataagTATGTTAGCCATCATTGAGGCAGATCACAATTCGTATGATGAAAATACGCAAAGAGAAATACAAAAAGCTTTAAAGGATATAAAATTGAGTGATACAGAAAGgagaaaagaaaataacaatgaaaataataatatctaTTCAAATGGTGATGTGGATAATATAGATGTAAATGATTCCGCAAATGTGAATGAAGAATTTAATtcaaatgataatatttcGTTAGCACaaaatcataaaaaagGTGTATCATACAACAAAGAAGAAGAACAACTTACAgacaataataaaaatgatacaGAAAACGTAATAGAGacatatgaaaataatacatcATTAAATGAATCAAATGATGAGGAAAATGAAGATGagtattattatgataGAATAGGTACTTTTAAAGCAGGACAAGGAAAATGGGGTTCATgcataaaaattataaatcCAGTTAATTTACAGATATTAGATAAAATATCTTTAGATATGGAAGAAGCTGCATTAAGTGTATGTGCATGCGAATTAGAAGCTTTACATTGTCTTATTGTTGGTACAACAACAAATTTATCATTAAAAACAAAAGCTCTTACATCAGCTTCATTAAGagtatatacatatgatatacaatataaattgaatttattacatataacACCTATTGAAGAACAGCCATATTGTTTTTGCTCATACAATGGAAAATTGATTGCTTCCATTGGTAATAAATTAAGAATATATGCTttaggaaaaaaaaagttacttaaaaaatgtgaatataaagatatacCAGAAGCAATTGTATCTATCAAAATTTCTGGAAATCGTATCTTTGCATGTGACATCAGAGAATCTgtgttaatatttttttacgATCCAAATCAAAATACCTTGAGATTAATTTCGGATGACATTATCCCAAGATGGATAACTTGTTCTGAAATTCTTGATCATCATACGATTATGGCAGCAGATAAATTCGATTCTGTGTTTATTTTGAGG GTTCCGGAGGAGGCTAAACAAGACGAATATGgtataacaaataaatgtTGGTATGGTGGAGAAATAATGAACAGTTCAACTAAAAACAGAAAG CTGGAACATATGATGAGTTTTCATATTGGAGAAATAGTAACGTCAATGCAAAAAGTCAGACTATCTCCTACCAGCAGTGAATGCATAATTTATTCGACGATTATGGGAACAATAGGTGCTTTTATTccatatgataataaagaagag AATGTTGTTGATGGAGATTTGTGTGAACAATTTTCAAGCTTGTCTTATGATGcgcaaaaaaaaattgcAAATGATTTGGAAAGAACTCCAGAAGATATTTTAAGAAAACTAGAAgatataagaaataaaatactttaa
- a CDS encoding hypothetical protein (conserved Plasmodium protein, unknown function): MGRSSRNRSSNSSSRSSFLSRPGSRDMNRRNNTSAQNYSGSLGQHQSNKSGGFLSNMMGTVASGMASGVGFGVAQRAVDSILGARHVEVSHVNSNVDNQQLNQAAAINSEKNNMYKCKPFADELNQCLTRHSDISLCQNYADSLKSCQQSM; the protein is encoded by the exons atggGACGCTCTTCAAGAAATCGTTCAAGCAATTCAa GTTCAAGGTCTTCATTTCTTAGCAGACCAGGATCAAGAGATATGAATAGGCGAAATAATACCAGTGCACAAAATTATTCAGGAAGTTTAGGACAACATCAAAGTAATAAGTCAGGAGGATTTCTATCAAATATGATGGGAACAGTAGCTAGTGGTATGGCTTCAGGTGTAGGATTTGGAGTAGCTCAACGAGCAGTAGATTCCATTTTAGGTGCAAGACATGTAGAAGTTTCTCACGTAAATAGTAATGTTGATAATCAACAATTAAATCAAGCAGCGGCAATAAATagtgaaaaaaataatatgtataaatgtAAACCTTTTGCGGATGAGCTTAACCaa TGCTTAACGAGACATTCAGATATAAGCTTATGTCAAAATTATGCAGATTCCTTGAAGTCTTGTCAACAATCCatgtaa
- a CDS encoding PIH1 domain-containing protein, putative — protein sequence MRDIYSKYLERVKRNIHFADQKSQDTSHSKTNVIRIRPIKGYVIKTYEKNGDKVYINICFSRLIPDFHLKTFPHLYNEEGLRIPISIGEEKKKQDRKGRKYRTYDIVLNNRVVSECLRNVKIKTIVAELVLEAVKNKYKLDLCTNLFLFPDHKYKGNHPDDHYIKYDQQHKIREVEEEHNTFFTDKDLDAYEFMKNYIDKHDDSVEKNYVNGYGYLKEHREAEALASKLIVTKPDWDMWFIPPKLLEDLKQGMKRFFIPYIRIFPLKGVINGLDFKPPNDKVNKEKHLVDTHKKRQILKSFFEEYNVELDDEFLKYQDIIKTVCVFQIPLHFFAFLKKTIEYDIDKYNNLIPEIIELWISDDCLYIQFKKSPYFPDEKNPPCKSFSIRFPYYYDTSKAIAQFLYEFNLLNVIVPVSKLSSESLVFHDNKEDSDFSDKTFIQPDEASVTSIL from the exons atgaggGATATATACTCTAAATACCTAGAAAGAGTCAAAAGGAATATCCACTTTGCTGATCAAAAATCACAAGATACATCCCACAGTAAGACAAATGTCATAAGAATAAGACCGATAAAAGGCTATGTTATAAAGACATATGAGAAAAATGGAGATaaggtatatataaatatctGCTTCTCCAGGTTGATTCCAGATTTCCATCTAAAGACATTTCCgcatttatataatgaagaaGGATTAAGGATACCTATAAGTATAGGtgaagaaaagaaaaaacaagACAGGAAAGGAAGAAAGTACCGAACTTACGATATAGTTCTAAATAATAGAGTTGTTTCTGAATGTTTAAGAAATgtgaaaataaaaacaatagTTGCTGAATTAGTTCTAGAAGCTGTCAAAAATAAGTACAAATTAGATTTATGTACTAATTTGTTTCTTTTCCCCGATCACAAATATAAAG GTAATCACCCAGATGATCACtacataaaatatgatCAACAACACAAAATTAGAGAAGTTGAAGAGGAACATAATACGTTTTTTACCGATAAGGATTTAGATGCTTATGAGTTcatgaaaaattatatcgACAAACATGATGATTCGgttgaaaaaaattatgttaATGGATATGGATATCTTAAAGAACATCGTGAAGCAGAAGCTTTAGCAAGTAAATTGATCGTCACGAAACCTGATTGGGATATGTGGTTTATTCCTCCAAAATTATTAGAAGATCTGAAGCAAGGTATGAAAAGATTTTTTATACCTTATATACGTATATTTCCATTGAAAGGTGTTATAAATGGTTTGGATTTTAAACCTCCTAATGATAAAgttaataaagaaaagCATTTAGTGGACacacataaaaaaagacaaatattaaaatcTTTTTTTGAAGAATATAATGTTGAACTAGATGATGAATTCTTAAAGTATCAGgatattattaaaacaGTGTGTGTTTTCCAGATACCCCTTCATTTTTTTGCTTTTCTTAAGAAAACAATTGAATATGATATTgacaaatataataatttaatcCCTGAAATAATAGAGCTTTGGATTTCTGACGActgtttatatattcaatttAAGAA GTCCCCTTATTTCCCAGATGAAAAAAACCCACCTTGCAAAAGTTTCTCTATACGTTTTCCATATTACTATGATACGTCTAAAGCAATTGcacaatttttatatgagTTTAATCTCTTAAACGTTATAGTACCAGTAAGCAAGTTGAGCAGTGAATCACTTGTATTTCATGATAACAAAGAAGATAGTGATTTCAGCGATAAAACATTCATTCAACCTGATGAAGCAAGTGTTACATCTATattgtaa
- a CDS encoding hypothetical protein (conserved Plasmodium protein, unknown function) translates to MPNTNKDKNVRLERHSAGKTPAYGDSSVRAGTGKYNWGNSIDSTVAESKPIDEKDPMYDSEIEKINKYLKK, encoded by the exons atgccTAACacaaataaagataaaaatgttCGTTTAGAAAGACATAGTGCAGGGAAGACACCGGCTTATGGAGATTCAAGTGTTCGTGCAGGCACAGGAAAATACAACTGGG GCAATTCAATAGACTCTACCGTTGCAGAGAGTAAACCTATAGATGAAAAAGACCCGATGTATGATAGTgaaattgaaaaaattaacaaatatttgaagaaataa